From Actinopolymorpha cephalotaxi, one genomic window encodes:
- a CDS encoding LLM class flavin-dependent oxidoreductase: MSDSIPQPQSGASSPAASPADPAGRIPLSVLELAPVGEGQTSAEALNAAAALAQRAEELGYRRFWVAEHHNMPGVASTSPGVFLGHVAARTRSIRVGSGGVMLPNHPPLVVAEQFAMLEALSPGRIDLGIGRAPGTDPATAAALRRSKEGLGAEDFPQELADLLDLLGIEEGGGRLALRRMSATPVAASAPDVWLLGSSGYSAQVAGMLGLPFAFAHHFSAANTLPAMELYRSTFRPSARLAEPYAMVTQSVYVADTAEEAEAIARPARLAQVSLYTGRPRRTPTPEEAAAHEWTDAELRIIEQGPSRPTIGDPKSVLAELTDLVSATGANELMVTTMTHGLPERLHSFELLAQAWPAGSEAGSSAG; this comes from the coding sequence GTGTCCGACTCGATTCCCCAGCCCCAGTCCGGGGCCTCCTCGCCCGCCGCCTCGCCCGCAGACCCGGCCGGCCGGATCCCACTCTCCGTACTCGAGCTGGCCCCGGTCGGTGAGGGGCAGACGAGCGCGGAGGCGCTGAACGCCGCCGCGGCCCTGGCCCAGCGGGCCGAGGAACTCGGCTACCGCCGCTTCTGGGTGGCCGAGCACCACAACATGCCCGGCGTCGCGTCCACGTCACCGGGTGTGTTCCTCGGCCATGTGGCCGCGCGGACGCGGAGCATCCGGGTCGGCTCGGGCGGGGTGATGTTGCCCAACCACCCACCCCTGGTGGTCGCCGAACAGTTCGCGATGCTGGAGGCGCTCAGCCCCGGCCGGATCGATCTCGGCATCGGCCGCGCACCGGGCACCGACCCGGCGACCGCGGCGGCGCTGCGCCGGTCGAAGGAGGGACTCGGCGCCGAGGACTTCCCGCAGGAGCTCGCCGACCTGCTCGACCTGCTGGGCATCGAGGAGGGTGGCGGCCGGCTCGCGCTGCGGCGGATGAGCGCCACGCCCGTGGCCGCGTCCGCGCCGGACGTGTGGCTGCTCGGGTCGAGCGGCTACAGCGCGCAGGTCGCCGGGATGCTGGGGCTGCCGTTCGCGTTCGCCCACCACTTCAGCGCGGCCAACACGCTGCCCGCGATGGAGCTGTACCGGTCCACCTTCCGGCCGTCCGCGCGACTGGCCGAGCCGTACGCGATGGTGACCCAGTCGGTCTACGTCGCCGACACCGCCGAGGAGGCGGAGGCGATCGCCCGGCCGGCCCGGCTGGCGCAGGTGTCGCTCTACACCGGCCGCCCGCGACGGACCCCCACGCCGGAGGAGGCCGCCGCGCACGAGTGGACCGACGCCGAGCTCCGGATCATCGAGCAGGGCCCGAGCCGGCCCACCATCGGCGACCCGAAGTCCGTGCTCGCCGAGCTCACCGACCTGGTGTCGGCCACCGGCGCGAACGAGCTGATGGTGACGACGATGACACACGGACTGCCCGAACGCCTGCACAGCTTCGAGCTGCTCGCCCAGGCCTGGCCCGCTGGGAGCGAGGCCGGGTCATCGGCGGGATAG
- a CDS encoding GNAT family N-acetyltransferase: MTDTRTDIRTDRLLLRRWREADLAPWAAMNADPAVREHLGDLLTPEQSAASVENFRAEFDERGYGWWAVEVVATGTFIGFAGLDLVDDYMPFDGIEIGWRLARSAWGHGYATEAAFATLAFGFRTLGLPEILAVTTAGNHRSQAVMRRIGMTRDPAEDFDDPSEPEGPLRRCVLYRLRAADFRPAGTAADSQAG; this comes from the coding sequence GTGACCGACACTCGTACCGACATCCGTACCGATCGCCTCCTGCTCCGCCGATGGCGCGAGGCCGACCTGGCGCCGTGGGCGGCGATGAACGCCGACCCGGCCGTCCGTGAGCACCTGGGCGACCTGCTGACCCCCGAGCAGAGTGCCGCGTCGGTGGAGAACTTCCGGGCCGAGTTCGACGAGCGTGGCTACGGATGGTGGGCCGTCGAGGTGGTCGCCACCGGGACGTTCATCGGCTTCGCGGGCTTGGACCTGGTGGACGACTACATGCCGTTCGACGGAATCGAGATCGGCTGGCGGCTCGCCCGCTCCGCCTGGGGGCACGGCTACGCCACCGAGGCAGCGTTCGCGACGCTGGCGTTCGGCTTCCGGACCCTCGGGCTGCCGGAGATCCTGGCGGTCACGACTGCCGGTAATCACCGTTCGCAGGCGGTGATGCGGCGCATCGGCATGACCCGCGATCCCGCGGAGGACTTCGACGATCCCTCGGAGCCGGAAGGTCCGTTGCGGCGCTGCGTGCTCTACCGGCTCCGTGCCGCCGACTTTCGCCCCGCCGGTACGGCCGCGGACAGTCAGGCCGGGTAG
- a CDS encoding ABC transporter ATP-binding protein, translated as MRTAGHDANRRTSTGLRAHVVVRRPAFDLDLDLTAGPGEVVALLGPNGAGKSTTLRALAGLQPLSAGEIHLGDRVLDRPATRDYLRVEQRPIGVVFQDYLLFPHLSALDNVAFGPRAHGVPKAPARAAAQSWLERVGLADVAGARPRALSGGQAQRVALARALAVEPRLLLLDEPLAALDAATRMDVRADLRRHLSAYDGTCVLVTHEPLDAMVLADRLVVLENGRVTQQGSPAEVARTPRTEYVARLVGLNLFRGHTDGAGEAGAAGVVRLADGGELTTGRRVAGEVFVAFAPSAVALYGSAPGGSPRNCWQVEVVGVERHGDLMRVRLTGRPPVLADVTADAVADLGLQPGARVWASVKAAEIRCYPA; from the coding sequence GTGAGGACGGCGGGCCACGACGCGAACAGGCGAACCTCGACGGGCCTGCGCGCACACGTCGTCGTCCGGCGGCCGGCGTTCGACCTCGACCTCGACCTGACCGCCGGTCCCGGTGAGGTGGTGGCGTTGCTCGGCCCCAACGGCGCCGGCAAGTCGACGACGCTGCGCGCACTGGCCGGGCTGCAGCCCCTGAGCGCGGGCGAGATCCACCTCGGCGACCGGGTGCTCGACCGGCCGGCGACGCGGGACTACCTGCGCGTGGAGCAGCGCCCGATCGGCGTGGTCTTCCAGGACTACCTGCTGTTCCCGCACCTGTCCGCCCTGGACAACGTGGCGTTCGGTCCGCGCGCACACGGCGTGCCGAAGGCGCCGGCGCGAGCGGCGGCACAGTCCTGGCTGGAACGCGTGGGGCTGGCCGACGTCGCCGGCGCCCGGCCGCGCGCGCTGAGCGGCGGGCAGGCGCAGCGGGTCGCGCTGGCCCGGGCGCTCGCGGTGGAGCCCCGGTTGCTGCTGCTGGACGAGCCGCTCGCCGCGCTGGACGCCGCCACCCGGATGGACGTCCGCGCCGACCTTCGCCGGCACCTCTCGGCGTACGACGGGACCTGCGTCCTCGTCACCCACGAACCACTGGACGCCATGGTGCTGGCCGACCGGCTGGTCGTCCTGGAGAACGGCCGGGTCACCCAGCAGGGCTCGCCGGCGGAGGTTGCCCGCACGCCACGCACGGAGTACGTCGCCCGCCTGGTCGGCCTCAACCTGTTCCGCGGGCACACCGACGGGGCGGGCGAGGCAGGCGCGGCCGGTGTCGTCCGGCTGGCCGACGGCGGCGAGCTGACCACGGGGAGGCGGGTGGCGGGCGAGGTGTTCGTCGCGTTCGCCCCGTCGGCGGTGGCGTTGTACGGCAGCGCGCCCGGTGGCAGCCCGCGCAACTGCTGGCAGGTGGAGGTCGTCGGCGTCGAACGCCACGGAGACCTGATGCGCGTACGTCTGACCGGCCGGCCGCCGGTGCTCGCCGACGTCACCGCCGACGCGGTCGCCGACCTCGGCCTGCAGCCGGGCGCCCGGGTCTGGGCGAGTGTGAAGGCGGCCGAGATCCGCTGCTACCCGGCCTGA
- a CDS encoding ABC transporter permease, protein MARRTGGPAPRTGPDAGTGAPGSGGDSPTGRDLHPDEVRTGRTTAGGLRRPGDRGVRARVPVVLAVPACVGLAFLVVPLLGLVVRAPWSSLIDELGRPEVWQALRLSLVSATLATLVALVLGVPLAWVLARSTLPGRGLARALVTVPLVLPPVVGGVALLLVLGRRGLVGQWLDAWFGLSLPFTTAAVVLAEAFVATPFLVLSVEGALRAADRRYEDAAATLGASGWLTFRRVTLPLVAPGVAAGAVLAWARALGEFGATITFAGNFPGTTQTMPLAVYVAMETSPDAAIVLSLLLLVVSVVVLAALRDRWVPR, encoded by the coding sequence ATGGCCCGACGGACCGGTGGACCCGCTCCGCGCACCGGTCCGGACGCCGGCACCGGTGCACCGGGCTCCGGCGGCGACTCCCCCACCGGGCGGGACCTCCACCCCGACGAAGTACGAACCGGCCGGACGACAGCCGGCGGGCTACGCCGGCCGGGCGACCGGGGAGTTCGTGCCCGGGTTCCGGTCGTCCTCGCCGTTCCCGCCTGCGTCGGGCTGGCGTTCTTGGTCGTCCCGCTGCTCGGCCTGGTGGTCCGCGCACCCTGGTCGAGCCTGATCGACGAGCTCGGACGGCCGGAGGTCTGGCAGGCCCTGCGACTGTCCCTGGTGTCGGCCACTCTCGCGACGCTGGTCGCGCTGGTGCTCGGTGTCCCGCTCGCCTGGGTGCTGGCCCGGAGCACCCTCCCGGGCCGCGGACTGGCGCGCGCCCTGGTGACCGTTCCGCTCGTCCTGCCACCCGTCGTCGGTGGGGTCGCGTTGCTGCTCGTGCTGGGCCGGCGCGGCCTGGTGGGGCAGTGGCTGGACGCGTGGTTCGGGCTGTCGCTGCCGTTCACCACCGCGGCGGTCGTCCTCGCCGAGGCGTTCGTCGCCACGCCGTTCCTGGTGCTGAGCGTGGAGGGTGCGCTGCGCGCGGCGGACCGGCGGTACGAGGACGCCGCCGCGACGCTCGGCGCCTCGGGCTGGCTGACGTTCCGCCGGGTCACCCTCCCCCTGGTCGCGCCCGGCGTCGCGGCCGGCGCCGTCCTCGCCTGGGCCAGGGCGCTCGGTGAGTTCGGGGCGACGATCACGTTCGCCGGGAACTTCCCCGGCACCACGCAGACGATGCCGCTCGCGGTGTACGTCGCGATGGAGACCAGCCCCGACGCCGCGATCGTGCTCAGCCTGCTGCTGCTCGTCGTGTCGGTGGTGGTGCTCGCCGCTCTGCGCGACCGGTGGGTGCCCCGGTGA
- the mscL gene encoding large conductance mechanosensitive channel protein MscL — protein MFKGFKQFLMRGNVLDLAVAVVLGAAFTKIVTGLLDGFINPLVAAIFGQPDLTKVGHFTVHNAQFSLGLIIDAVFNFLIIAATIYFLVVVPVNRLAALRRHRHDPEAAPEIPPAEDILLLRDIRDLLAEAREQRAGRAGDQRDDQRDGAGDRSPGPDYPPPAGQPTVSR, from the coding sequence ATGTTCAAGGGGTTCAAGCAGTTCCTGATGCGTGGCAACGTCCTCGACCTCGCGGTCGCGGTCGTGCTGGGCGCGGCGTTCACCAAGATCGTCACCGGACTGCTCGACGGCTTCATCAACCCGCTGGTGGCGGCGATCTTCGGTCAGCCCGACCTCACCAAGGTGGGACACTTCACCGTCCACAACGCGCAGTTCAGCCTCGGGCTGATCATCGACGCGGTGTTCAACTTCCTGATCATCGCCGCCACGATCTACTTCCTCGTGGTGGTGCCGGTCAACCGGCTGGCGGCGCTGCGCCGGCACCGCCACGACCCCGAGGCCGCCCCGGAGATTCCGCCCGCCGAGGACATCCTGCTGCTTCGCGACATCCGCGACCTGCTGGCCGAGGCGCGCGAGCAGCGAGCGGGCCGCGCCGGTGATCAGCGGGACGATCAGCGGGACGGAGCCGGCGACCGGAGCCCGGGCCCTGACTATCCGCCGCCGGCCGGGCAACCGACAGTCTCGCGCTGA
- the cpaB gene encoding Flp pilus assembly protein CpaB yields MSRRRFATSRTDASSTDPPRAGGLSSPASRSDVPGSPARARDRPGGRGMLSEVTRAISRHRRLVAAGLAAAGVALALHLLAPEPPPTVTVLAAARDLPGGAPLSPGDLREVALPPHVVPAGVLRPGDPRAGGSAGRGAVLAGPVRTGEPLTDARLLGPDLLARVRSTAQVVAAPVRVADPGSLALVRPGDRIDLLAAETDVDQAARPARVVATQVRVLALPGSAGEGAAGSEGGGGPLGSVGAGGSVDAGGEGGLVVVAVPAETAADLARAAVTSRISLVLRAVP; encoded by the coding sequence ATGTCCCGACGCCGCTTCGCCACCTCGCGTACCGACGCCTCGTCCACCGACCCTCCCCGGGCGGGTGGGCTCTCCTCGCCGGCCTCGCGTTCCGACGTGCCCGGCTCCCCCGCCCGAGCCCGCGACCGGCCCGGCGGGCGAGGGATGCTGAGCGAGGTCACCCGGGCGATCTCCCGGCATCGCCGGCTGGTCGCGGCCGGGCTGGCCGCGGCGGGCGTCGCGCTGGCCCTGCACCTGCTGGCACCCGAGCCGCCGCCCACCGTCACCGTTCTGGCCGCGGCGCGCGACCTTCCCGGCGGGGCGCCGCTCTCACCGGGCGACCTGCGCGAGGTCGCCCTCCCCCCGCACGTCGTACCAGCCGGAGTCCTGCGCCCCGGTGACCCACGGGCCGGCGGATCGGCGGGCCGCGGCGCCGTGCTGGCCGGCCCGGTCCGGACGGGTGAGCCGCTCACCGACGCCCGGCTGCTCGGGCCGGACCTGCTGGCCCGGGTGCGATCTACCGCGCAGGTGGTGGCCGCTCCGGTACGCGTCGCCGACCCCGGCTCGCTCGCTCTGGTCCGGCCCGGTGACCGGATCGACCTGCTGGCCGCCGAGACCGACGTCGACCAGGCGGCCCGTCCCGCTCGGGTGGTGGCCACCCAGGTCCGGGTGCTCGCCCTGCCGGGCAGCGCGGGTGAGGGGGCGGCCGGATCCGAAGGCGGCGGCGGTCCGCTCGGAAGTGTCGGCGCCGGTGGCTCGGTGGACGCCGGCGGCGAGGGTGGCCTGGTCGTGGTGGCGGTGCCGGCCGAGACCGCCGCCGACCTCGCCCGGGCGGCGGTGACGTCGCGGATCTCCCTGGTGCTGCGCGCGGTGCCCTGA